The stretch of DNA AGGCGCCCGACCAGCCGCCGCGTCGCCTCGGATCATCCTCCGGCCACCTGACTGGCAATGAGGTGCCCGCCATATATTCGCTGCGGGCGCCTTCGAGATGCCCCCCGCGCCAGCCGCCCCACCGAATGTACTCCGTGCTCTCGAGAATATACTCCGCGGCGCGCAGCCGTCTCCAGGTACTAATAGCCTCGCTCCCGGCCGGCCCCGATGGCAGCAGGGACtcgcatcgccgccgccgccgccgggacGACCGCAGCAGGAGCAGCGGCACCAGCACCCCCATCAGCACGCCCGCGTCCATGTACTCCGCGCTCAGCCCGGTGGACACCCACGCCGTCGCCACCGCCGCGGCGGCCAAGCTCGCGATGGACCCTCCGGGCGCCGGGTCGGCCGCGATGCCCATCTCCCTGTCGCCGCTCCTCCCGCCGCCGCAGATGGTGGTGGTGGCGCTCGACGCCACCCGCGACCACCGCGAGGTGGAGGTCAGGATGTCGCTCAGGGCGCTCGTGGCCCGGGGCGACATACTTCGCGGCGGCGACTCCCTCCTCGTGCTCGGCGTTCTCCACTCCGTCACCAATCCGAGTGAGGGCCGAGCTCCCCCTTTAGGTCTCTATTTCCCGTCGGGTTACGGTCTCTTAGCCATTCTGCTCGACCTAATTAACCCACTCTTGTTTAAATTGCTCTTCTCGAGTCTACATTCATCATTCATGTGCTGAATTGAACTTCCCAAAAATGCTTCCTAGTTGCGATCGACCTCTGTAGTTGAATATTGTGTGCATGCTTATATACATAGGTGATAGACTGATAGATTTGGAATGTCAATGTGTTATATTGAAGTTGATTCTTAATTTCTGTCATCCATGTGCTAGTTAGATTATCATTGTAGTGGTCAGGTAGAAAACTTTAGATGCTGTCCTCTCCTTGTTAGAGTGTGTGTTAGGTGTATTCATGCATGTCTGACAGATGCTTCCATATATGTGCTGATTGGCTTTCAGTCCTGCTGGTCACTGTTTCACTAGTCATTTGGTAATAGATGTCCCTTGAAGAAGCATCATGGCATTTGGAATCACTAACATTTTAGACAAGGGTGTCACTATTGTCTATTGAGCTTCATAAATGGTATACTGACAAGGAAAATCGACTTTAAAACAGCAGAATGAAACGCATTATGTGTAAAAGTTACAAGTCGATGTTGCATAAACACATGATTTTTGTATGGGAGCAATTAGACTTCCCATTCTTTTTGTATAAGATAGACTGTCCATTCTTCTTTTGAGCGTATAATCCGAGTCAGAACTTCCAGCAATGCAGTGCTCTGTCCAGTTTTTTTTCAATCTGGCATTGAATTGTAGTGAGTGGTGTTATCTCGTGCTCCTGATTATTGCTGTTGTTTGGGGATTTGGAGTCACTGTTCACTTCGTAGAGTATAGATTTTGGCTCCTACTTCAAATTAATATATTCATTTACTGAAGAACTTATATCTGTTGTACTTCTTTTGCGTTATTAGTGGGATACCAAACCAAAGCATCTAGTGATTCTTTTGCCGGGACGAGCTTGCGGTACCTAGGTGATCAGGTTGCGAAGAAAGCTGAATACTACAAAGACAAGCTCCTCCAGGATGTGGAGGAGCTCCGCCAAGTGGGGGTAACATTTCCTACATTCATTTTTCTGTTAGGATAAGTAGCTGCTTTACCAGTAGGACTTGCAATATTCTTGAAAACAATGGTTATATTCTGATGTTCATTTTGTTTTATTTCAGATTAGTGTGACCCTCAAAGTATGCCCTGGATCACCAGCAAAGGTTGTCATTATCCATGAAATCAATTCAAGTAAAGCTGCTTGGGTTGTATTAGATAGGTACCTGCATAATTTATTGTTTATAATCATTCCTGGCATGCTATCCTAATGGAGCATTTGTTTGTTCAGTAGTTAAACTAAACTAGTATTGGTTTATAATGAATTTATAGGCACTTCAGACGAGATTTCAAGCACTTCGAAAAGCACATAGCCTGTAAGGTTGCGGCATTTCAAGATAACCTGTCAGTGCAGACCTTGAAGTCAATTAGAACAAATCTATCAAGCAAAAGTATGGGGGAGACGAAGGACCTACAAAACTTAGTAGTGTCACTTGATCTAAGTTCCAAAACACTAGATACTGACAAGGTCCGTGTGTCGATCAGGTCATCGCCTGTAAGTTACTTTGCCTCTCTAACCAATCATGAGATGTACTACACCCCCAGTGTGGTTGGTAGCAGCATCCAAGACTTCACGCCGTCAATGAGCGTCACGTCCATCCCAGTGATCGATGAGACTGAATTCAATGGTATGACATATTTCTTCAATTAAGCACAATCATAAAGTTGCAACTAGCTTGTTTATTTTGCCGAAATGTTAAAATGGGACCTAGTAGCGCTTAAAAGGTAGAAAAGGCCTTTCTAATTCTAGTAGCTCATTCATGCAGAATTCAAGAGCTTAGTTAAATATTTGTTCAATGTTGACCAAGTAGCTGTAGTTTTACCTTCCAAGAGATAATGTTACACAGGCCATCTACAATTCCGTATTTACTCATACTACGCATGCTCCCCTGATCTTTACAGCAAAATCTATTGAAGACAACATGATCGGCCAGTACGATTCATCAGAAAGACCAGTTCTATGTGCTGGTTGTGGGCTAAGATCAGTTCTTTACATCAAGGAATCCATGAAATATCCTTTCTCAGAGATCCAATCTGCAACAGCTGACTTCTCAAGTGAGAATTTGGTGGGTGAGGGAGGATTTGGGCATGTGTATAAAGGGAGACTCAAGGATGGCCAGGTCATTGCAGCTAAGTTGCGTAAAGAAGCTAGCTCGCAGGGCTATACCGAGTTCTTCTCTGAAGTGCAAGTGCTCAGTTTTGCCCGCCATCGGAACATTGTCATGTTGCTTGGGTATTGTTGCAAAGAAAGCTACAACATCTTGGTGTATGAGTATATATGCAACAACTCTCTTGAGTGGCATTTATTTGGTGCGTGCTTGGTATGCATAAAGTTAATTCATAATATGAAGATGGTGACAAACATAACCTTAGCTTGCTCTTTTCTTTTGCCACTTGATGAAACAGACAAGGCAGCAGGCTTACTGGAGTGGCACAAGAGGCATGCTATTGCCCTTGGTATAGCAAAGGGGCTGCGCTTTCTGCATGAAGAGTGCCGCGCCGGTCCAATAATTCACCGGGATTTGCGCCCAAGCAATGTACTGTTGACACATGACTTTGTTCCTATGGTAAGCTAGACCTCACTTCTTACTGGTACATTTGAAGGTGCAAATCCTTATCTGTTCTGTTGTAATTACGTCCTGTCTTCCACAGCTTGGGGATTTTGGTCTTGCTAAATGGAAGGCTGTCAATGCTTCTATTCATACAAGGGTTCTGGGGCAATCAGGGTCAGCACAAAACTCTCTAATCCTTCCGATAATCTCAACTCTGTTCCATTTTATGCTACCCTTTTGCTCCTGTATTTCTGACAATTCCAGGATTTTCTTGTCATGTCCATCAGATACTTGGCGCCTGAGTATGCTGAATATGGCATAGTTTCTGTCAGAACAGATGTGTATGCCTTTGGCATCGTTCTTTTCCAGCTGATATCGGGTCGCAAGGTGCTCGAGGAACATGAAGGGCAGTGCACGCACATATTGCAATGGGTATTCTTTTTAGTAGATTCTTCTCCTTTTCATTTGCCAACGTCTTATAGCCGATTTGCAGCATTCATTTTCTTGCATCTCTATACATTTTCAGGCAGAGCCTTTGGTGGAGAGTCTTGCACTGCACGATCTGATCGACGAGCGCATTGCAGATACATACGACACGTATGGGCTGTATCATCTAGCCAGAGCAGCATATCTCTGTGTCAGGACAAACCCGGAACAGCGGCCTTCTATGGGGGAGGTTGTCCGTCTTATCGAGACAGAGAATGAGCATATCAGGGATTTGTCCCGACAATTCATCCCACATTTTACAAagtaaagagagagagagagagagagagagagagagagatcctaCGGAGAAGCCCCGTGGACAATATATTAAAGGTAGAGCCCACCCGAGTGAGGTACCCAAAGTTCGCTCCAGACAGGAGTCAAAGCCAGGTCAGCAAGGATGCGGCACTGCGACCTTACCACTCACATTTTACGAAGTGAAGAAATAGTCCAAAGGAATCCAGTATGATATTTCATCAGTGAAGTTTCTATGATGCTCGCAGAGGAATATCTCCACTTCTCACCGGTGAAATCGCAACGCATGTTACTGCCTGCTCCCCTGTTCTCCTTTCTTCCCCCCTTATGTTTTGTTCTTCCACGCATAAAATGGTGTGTACATAGGGAATTACTAGTTCCCTTTTTTTTCCCTGCGTATCGTTGTAAATGAAATGTCGTTCTACTTGGGTTACTTTTCTGAGTTTTTGTTCCCTGGCCCTCATCTCTGCTACTGTTCGTCTGTTCTGCTGTGTGTCTGTGGCTGTTGAAGAGTCTGATATGCAGGATGCAGGGCGAGCCGTCGCGCCGCGACTTTTTTCCGTTGAAGCGCTTCTGGGCCTGGGTCACaaagagaaggaggaagaaaatcTGTTCCAGCATCTACTGACTCCACCGAATTGAAGCTGCCATGTGCAGCTTAGGTGCATGTTTTCGTTTACTTTCGCCATCAGCTTTGCCCTTTCAGGCGAAAGTGATGGATGCTACTCAGAAAAGATGTGGACAGACGAGCAGAAAATTCGTCTAGATATGATGAGCCGTTGAATGAAGGCTACTGCACGCTGTTTAGATCCGAGTTTCTGCCAGAATTGTGCTGCTTGATGGGGCATGGATGAAATTCCCATGAAATAGAAACGGAGCGAGTCATGCTCAAAAGCAATGAATAGACGGCTGGGTTGCTATCCGCCGTCCTTTTCCGGGCCCTGCAAGTTGGCAAGGGATGAAGGCAACCCATCATTCTGTTGAGAAGAAAACCTGAAAAATCTGGACCATCATTACATCAGGCGGCCAAGCTGTTTGCGTAATCTTTCTTGAACTTTCTGTGCCCATGATTTGGGTTTGGGCCGAATAGGATGCGCTCCGACTCGACTCACTGGAGGCCTGCTCTCAGGAGCCAGTTTCAGAAAATGAAGGAAAGCACATCACCTTTACCTGGGAACATGCAAAgcttagagcaactccaatggaacgacccaaacggacggtgcatttatccgctttttgtccgtttggACCGGCCGCCCGCTCGGCGTCTGCCCAGTTTTGCATTTGGATCGGCAATGCGCCCAACGCGCCGACTCATTTCATGTCCGCATTTAACTTTTGAATTAAAAAAGGCCCGCGGCCGATCATGCCAGCGGCCATGTCTCATGCCGGCACCATGCCAGCACCGGCATACAATGCCGGCTTCAGAAAATACCACAGTTCCTGCTGGCTCACTCGCTCGCCAGCCGGCCGGCACACATACCAGCACGCAAAAAATGGTGGGACTTGGTGTTCGACCACGCCACCGCGGCTCCCGTGGTCATGCCGGCACACCTGCCGGCATACAAAAAGATGGCCCTCGACGCCATAGATCAGTCGTCCTGAAACTTGAGCATGTCGACCTGCATCTTCTCGAACCACGGCCTTTTCCTTGGCGACAAGGCGTTGAGATCCACCTTCATGATCTCCACCCCGGTCATCATGCTTTGCAAGAGCCACTTCTTTCGCCTTTGTCTTGGCGTTGGCGGCCTCGATCTCTAGCATTTTCGCTTGCTTCTCGGCCTCGAGCTCGAacatcttggcttgcttctcgGCGTCAAGCTCAAGCCTCCTCctttcactagtagaaaaagggtcaaatgtgaagcacattagtgccggtttgaattttagccggcactaatgtgtgcattagtgccggttccaacggctagccagccgctctcattagtaccggttcgtggcgaacctttagcaccggttcgtgccacaaaccggtactaaagtgagtggtggcaggatgttgtcagtccggggcccctccagcacctttagtaccgggtcgtatcacggaccggtactaaaggtcatcctacatagacccttcgtccacccgagctcgctctgttcttcccctttcccctctcctctctgttcttttccctcttcctctcaagctcatcacacattttgcccaaaatttgtcaagatttgaaggcccccatccattcaaatgatcacaaaggttagcaactttgtcatttcatctctcattgctagattagctcgtgcaatgctttatatagtgattgatttttgagtttagtaatttgggaggaattatatatatgtgctagtattttatttatatgcaatttgaggtcaaaaataacacttagtttgcatatgtaggtgtggtttacttagtaccttctaaatctccatcgtaacCACCGTCaatcgctcgcaacgtcccgtcgccggcaccaccttgtggtgagcctcttgttcatgaagttttatataaaaaattgatgtttgtgtgatttggatatatagttactcgtataattatcttacccatacgttgtttg from Triticum urartu cultivar G1812 chromosome 3, Tu2.1, whole genome shotgun sequence encodes:
- the LOC125545596 gene encoding inactive protein kinase SELMODRAFT_444075-like → MYSVLSRIYSAARSRLQVLIASLPAGPDGSRDSHRRRRRRDDRSRSSGTSTPISTPASMYSALSPVDTHAVATAAAAKLAMDPPGAGSAAMPISLSPLLPPPQMVVVALDATRDHREVEVRMSLRALVARGDILRGGDSLLVLGVLHSVTNPMGYQTKASSDSFAGTSLRYLGDQVAKKAEYYKDKLLQDVEELRQVGISVTLKVCPGSPAKVVIIHEINSSKAAWVVLDRHFRRDFKHFEKHIACKVAAFQDNLSVQTLKSIRTNLSSKSMGETKDLQNLVVSLDLSSKTLDTDKVRVSIRSSPVSYFASLTNHEMYYTPSVVGSSIQDFTPSMSVTSIPVIDETEFNAKSIEDNMIGQYDSSERPVLCAGCGLRSVLYIKESMKYPFSEIQSATADFSSENLVGEGGFGHVYKGRLKDGQVIAAKLRKEASSQGYTEFFSEVQVLSFARHRNIVMLLGYCCKESYNILVYEYICNNSLEWHLFDKAAGLLEWHKRHAIALGIAKGLRFLHEECRAGPIIHRDLRPSNVLLTHDFVPMLGDFGLAKWKAVNASIHTRVLGQSGYLAPEYAEYGIVSVRTDVYAFGIVLFQLISGRKVLEEHEGQCTHILQWAEPLVESLALHDLIDERIADTYDTYGLYHLARAAYLCVRTNPEQRPSMGEVVRLIETENEHIRDLSRQFIPHFTK